Proteins co-encoded in one Bradyrhizobium sp. 170 genomic window:
- a CDS encoding heavy metal translocating P-type ATPase: MNENENADRSGGSKDACCGGHDHASHSHHAHTAATVRDPVCGMTVNPATGKHRFDYRGETFHFCSAGCRTKFAADPVAYLEKDSRPKAAMPEGTIYTCPMHPEIRQVGAGSCPICGMALEPEVASLDAPPNPELADMTRRFWVGLVLALPAVVLEMGGHLVGGHGFLDQTLSNWIQFAFATPVVLWAGWPFFVRGWQSLVTRNLNMFTLIAMGTGVAYIYSVIGTVAPGIFPATFRGHGGAVAVYFEAAAVITVLVLLGQVLELRAREATSGAIKALLQLAPKTARRIGDDGADHEVEIDTLAVGDRLRVRPGEKVPVDGVILEGRSSLDESLVTGESMPVTKEAGSKVIAGTLNQSGGFIMRADKVGRDTLLSQIVQMVANAQRSRAPIQRLADRVSGWFVPIVIVVALIAFGAWTWFGPEPRMAFGLVAAVSVLIIACPCALGLATPMSIMVGVGRGAQAGVLIRNAEALERMEKVDTLVVDKTGTLTEGKPKVVAIVPADGFNEADILRLAATVERASEHPLADAIVRTAKERNLDLGKVDEFDSPTGKGATGKVDGKTIVLGNANFLQSLGIDTQSLNDQGERLRGDGATVINIAIDGKLAGLFAIADPVKASTPDALKALAADGIKVIMLTGDNKTTANAVARSLGIADVEAEVLPDQKSAVVAKLQKAGRIVAMAGDGVNDAPALAAAEVGIAMGTGTDVAMESAGVTLLKGDLVGIVRARRLSQATMRNIRQNLFFAFIYNAAGIPIAAGILYPAFGLLLSPIIAAAAMALSSVSVVGNALRLRITRL, translated from the coding sequence ATGAACGAGAATGAAAACGCCGACCGAAGCGGCGGATCGAAGGACGCCTGCTGCGGCGGCCACGACCACGCCAGTCACAGCCATCACGCTCACACCGCTGCAACCGTCCGGGACCCCGTCTGCGGGATGACCGTGAATCCCGCGACCGGCAAGCACCGCTTCGACTACCGCGGCGAGACCTTTCATTTCTGCTCGGCCGGCTGCCGCACAAAATTCGCCGCCGACCCCGTCGCTTATCTGGAGAAAGACAGCAGGCCGAAGGCCGCGATGCCGGAAGGCACGATCTACACTTGCCCGATGCATCCCGAGATCCGCCAGGTCGGCGCGGGAAGCTGCCCGATCTGCGGCATGGCGCTGGAGCCCGAGGTCGCAAGCCTCGATGCGCCGCCCAATCCGGAACTTGCCGACATGACGCGCCGCTTCTGGGTCGGCCTCGTGCTCGCGCTGCCCGCGGTCGTGCTCGAAATGGGCGGCCATCTCGTCGGCGGCCACGGCTTCCTCGACCAGACGCTGTCGAACTGGATCCAGTTTGCCTTCGCCACGCCCGTCGTGCTCTGGGCCGGCTGGCCGTTCTTCGTGCGCGGCTGGCAATCGCTCGTCACGCGCAATCTCAACATGTTCACGCTGATCGCGATGGGTACCGGCGTCGCCTATATCTACAGCGTCATCGGGACGGTCGCGCCGGGAATCTTCCCGGCCACCTTCCGCGGCCATGGCGGTGCGGTCGCGGTCTATTTCGAAGCGGCGGCGGTCATTACCGTGCTCGTGCTGCTCGGCCAGGTGCTCGAACTGCGCGCGCGCGAAGCGACATCCGGCGCGATCAAGGCGCTGCTCCAGCTCGCGCCGAAGACGGCCCGCCGAATCGGCGACGATGGCGCCGACCACGAGGTCGAGATCGACACGCTGGCCGTCGGCGACAGATTGCGGGTGCGGCCGGGCGAAAAGGTGCCGGTCGATGGCGTCATTCTCGAAGGCCGCTCTTCGCTCGATGAATCGCTGGTGACGGGCGAATCCATGCCGGTCACCAAGGAGGCCGGCAGCAAGGTGATCGCGGGCACGCTCAATCAATCCGGTGGCTTCATCATGCGCGCGGACAAGGTCGGCCGCGACACGCTGCTGTCCCAGATCGTGCAAATGGTGGCCAACGCGCAACGCTCCCGCGCGCCGATCCAGCGGCTGGCCGATCGGGTTTCCGGCTGGTTCGTGCCGATCGTTATCGTCGTGGCGCTGATCGCGTTTGGCGCCTGGACCTGGTTCGGGCCCGAACCGCGCATGGCGTTTGGCCTCGTCGCCGCCGTCAGCGTGCTCATCATTGCCTGCCCCTGCGCGCTTGGCCTTGCCACGCCGATGTCGATCATGGTCGGCGTCGGGCGCGGCGCGCAGGCCGGCGTGCTGATCAGGAACGCCGAAGCGCTGGAGCGCATGGAGAAGGTCGACACGCTGGTGGTCGACAAGACCGGAACGCTGACCGAAGGCAAGCCGAAGGTGGTCGCCATCGTGCCGGCAGATGGATTTAACGAGGCCGATATTCTGCGGCTGGCTGCGACTGTCGAGCGTGCGAGCGAACACCCGCTGGCCGACGCGATCGTGCGAACGGCCAAGGAGCGCAATCTCGATCTCGGCAAGGTCGACGAATTCGACTCGCCGACCGGCAAGGGCGCCACCGGCAAGGTTGACGGCAAGACCATCGTTCTCGGCAATGCGAATTTCCTGCAATCGCTCGGTATCGACACGCAGTCATTGAACGATCAGGGCGAACGTCTGCGCGGCGATGGCGCCACCGTCATCAACATCGCCATCGACGGCAAGCTGGCGGGGTTGTTCGCCATTGCCGACCCCGTGAAGGCGTCGACGCCGGACGCGCTAAAGGCGCTGGCGGCTGATGGCATCAAGGTCATCATGCTGACCGGCGACAACAAAACCACGGCGAACGCCGTCGCACGCAGCCTTGGCATCGCCGATGTCGAAGCGGAGGTGCTGCCCGATCAGAAGAGCGCCGTGGTGGCAAAGCTGCAGAAGGCCGGACGGATCGTCGCGATGGCCGGCGACGGCGTCAACGACGCGCCCGCGCTCGCGGCGGCCGAAGTCGGCATTGCCATGGGAACGGGCACCGATGTCGCGATGGAAAGCGCAGGGGTCACGCTGCTGAAGGGCGATCTCGTCGGCATCGTCCGCGCACGCCGCCTGTCGCAGGCGACGATGCGCAATATCCGGCAGAACCTGTTCTTCGCCTTCATCTACAACGCCGCCGGCATCCCGATCGCCGCGGGCATTCTTTATCCCGCGTTCGGCCTGTTGCTGTCGCCGATCATCGCCGCGGCGGCGATGGCGCTGTCGTCCGTGAGCGTCGTCGGGAATGCGCTGCGGCTGCGGATAACGCGGCTGTAG
- a CDS encoding hydroxymethylglutaryl-CoA lyase encodes MTRVQELYPDSKIILREVGLRDGLQLVKKFPSTEAKQRWIRDEYAAGVRHFEVGSFLSAKTFPQFADVRDIIATVASLPGACGIALTLNERGVNEALAAGVAEVASVVSATEEHSQANANRSRESAIANVKRLCELRDASAHKPVVNSAISMALGCSIVGAVDPKEVLRLTEKLFEAGVDMVAIADTVGYAGPKQVGELTAAAVKIAGSKPICIHLHDTRGMGIANASAALDAGARVLDGSLGGLGGCPFAPGATGNVVFEDLVFLCESKGFKTGIDIEKLIAVRTILKSEMPGEALYGGLARAGLPGGTARAA; translated from the coding sequence ATGACCCGCGTCCAGGAACTCTATCCCGACAGCAAAATCATCCTGCGCGAGGTGGGTCTGCGCGACGGCCTGCAGCTGGTGAAGAAATTTCCGTCGACCGAAGCGAAGCAGCGCTGGATCCGCGACGAGTATGCCGCGGGCGTACGGCACTTCGAGGTCGGCTCGTTCCTGTCGGCAAAGACCTTTCCGCAATTCGCCGATGTGCGCGACATCATTGCGACGGTGGCCTCGCTGCCCGGCGCCTGCGGCATCGCGCTGACGCTGAACGAACGCGGCGTCAACGAGGCGCTGGCCGCCGGCGTCGCCGAAGTGGCGAGCGTGGTCTCGGCCACCGAGGAGCACAGCCAGGCCAATGCCAACCGCTCGCGCGAGTCGGCCATTGCCAACGTGAAGCGGCTCTGCGAGCTGCGCGACGCCAGCGCACACAAGCCGGTCGTAAATTCCGCGATCTCGATGGCGCTGGGCTGTTCGATCGTCGGGGCCGTTGATCCCAAGGAAGTGCTGCGGCTGACCGAAAAGCTGTTCGAGGCCGGCGTCGACATGGTCGCGATTGCCGACACGGTCGGTTACGCCGGGCCGAAGCAGGTCGGGGAATTGACCGCGGCGGCGGTGAAGATCGCGGGCTCAAAGCCGATCTGCATCCACCTGCACGATACAAGGGGCATGGGGATTGCGAACGCTTCCGCCGCGCTCGATGCCGGCGCGCGCGTGCTGGATGGATCGCTGGGCGGCCTCGGCGGCTGCCCATTTGCGCCGGGCGCGACCGGGAACGTGGTGTTCGAAGATCTGGTGTTTCTCTGCGAGAGCAAGGGATTCAAGACGGGCATCGATATCGAGAAACTGATCGCGGTGCGAACGATATTGAAATCGGAGATGCCCGGCGAGGCGCTCTATGGCGGGCTGGCGCGTGCAGGCTTGCCAGGCGGGACGGCGAGGGCGGCTTGA